The Tardibacter chloracetimidivorans region CCCAGACCCAGGGCATCCATTTTATGCTGGCGATTGTTGTGCAGAAAGACGTCCACCCCGTCCGCGATACGCATGAGCGCGGCTCTTCCAGATCCCGTCTTGAGGTCAAGCTCTATGCTCCGCTTGTTGCGGTTAAGGCCAAGAAACAGTGCTCCCATCCCAGCTTCGGTCGATGGACCTACCTTGCGGGTCGTGTCTCCGCCGGGCGCTTCGACCTTGATCACGTCGGCGCCCAGGTCGCCGAGCCATTGGCCGGCGTAGGGAGCCATGGCGACGCTGCCCAGTTCGAGAACGCGAACTCCCGCCAACGGACTGCGAGCATCGGGCGCGTGAGCTGCGCTCGGCGTCGATCCAACGGCGTTCGAAACAACGTCACCGCCGACCGCGGCCTGCGGGTCGCATTCACGAAGGCTCCTGATATCTGTCATCGATTTCTATTCCGCGGTGGGCAGCAATGTCGCTTGGAAGCTGATTTGCCGCCACCCTCCTTCGCGCCAAACCCACACTTGGCTTGTCGCAATCTGCAAATCGCGGACTTCACCGCTGCTCATAATCCGAACCATCTGGCTCAATTCCCCTGTCGCAACGGCAAAATGCCCATAGGGCCGTACAGCGAGACTTCGCCGATCGGCAGAAAGGAAATCGAGCCGGGTCGTGACCCCTTCCATGTAGCTTTGATAATCGTCGATCCGTCCCGTTGCATGGATGTGCACGAGATCTGTTCCGATAAGGTTTTGAAGCGTGAGAATGTCCTTGGCGACGAGCGCAGCACATCTCTGCCGCTCATGCTCACAGATAGCTTGCACAACCTGCTCATCCGTCATGATAGCCCATCTCCGATCGGTCCGAATTAACCACAGACATGGTCGTTCGAGACTGAGGCAGGGATCGTCAGCGCCATCGAAACGGCGCTATCGCCCATTGCTCCCGGGCAAACTAGGCACGCTGGACTGACGCGTGAAATATTATAACGG contains the following coding sequences:
- a CDS encoding nuclear transport factor 2 family protein, which encodes MTDEQVVQAICEHERQRCAALVAKDILTLQNLIGTDLVHIHATGRIDDYQSYMEGVTTRLDFLSADRRSLAVRPYGHFAVATGELSQMVRIMSSGEVRDLQIATSQVWVWREGGWRQISFQATLLPTAE